The following coding sequences lie in one bacterium genomic window:
- a CDS encoding nucleotidyltransferase domain-containing protein — MQPLIHKVVNELKANISDKYELQEMRVFGSSARGDRRADSDIDVFVHLSQVNRQIEENLFDMAYDLELKYDCLIDLIVFGDEAVKERYARTPIYQKIFTEGTAV; from the coding sequence ATGCAGCCATTAATTCATAAGGTTGTTAATGAGTTAAAGGCGAATATCTCTGATAAATACGAACTCCAGGAAATGAGAGTATTTGGTTCCTCAGCGCGCGGAGATCGGAGAGCAGATTCGGATATTGATGTGTTTGTGCACCTTTCCCAGGTGAATCGTCAGATAGAGGAAAATTTATTCGATATGGCTTATGATCTGGAGCTAAAGTATGATTGCCTTATTGACTTGATTGTTTTTGGTGACGAGGCAGTGAAGGAAAGGTATGCCAGAACACCGATTTACCAGAAAATTTTTACTGAAGGGACGGCCGTATGA